In the genome of Sebastes umbrosus isolate fSebUmb1 chromosome 14, fSebUmb1.pri, whole genome shotgun sequence, one region contains:
- the praf2 gene encoding PRA1 family protein 2 has translation MAGVQPPPLRSLDDFLLSSARFAVPDVRDLDRWNNRIINNLLYYQSNYLVAMLGLLLLVGYFQPVQLFVGAVVVTVLFLGFVWVAENQAPIRRFRRNHPSVAVLAILLASYLFVSVLGDVAVFLFGIAFPILMVLVHASVRLRSLKNKLENKLESIGLKRTPMGLLLEALGQEQEAGS, from the exons ATGGCAGGCGTGCAGCCGCCACCCCTCCGGAGCCTGGATGATTTCCTCCTGAGCTCGGCCCGGTTCGCCGTGCCCGATGTGCGCGACCTGGACCGCTGGAACAACCGCATCATCAACAACCTGCTGTACTACCAGAGCAACTACCTGGTGGCGATGCTCGgcctcctgctgctggtggG GTATTTCCAGCCTGTCCAGTTGTTTGTCGGGGCGGTGGTGGTTACCGTGTTATTCCTGGGCTTTGTCTGGGTCGCCGAGAACCAAGCTCCCATTCGTCGTTTCCGTAGAAACCACCCATCGGTCGCTGTGTTGGCAATTCTTTTGGCCAGTTACCTCTTCGTATCGGTGCTGGGAGATGTGGCCGTGTTCCTGTTCGGGATAGCCTTCCCTATACTGA TGGTTCTGGTCCATGCGTCGGTGAGACTGCGCAGCCTGAAGAACAAGCTGGAGAACAAACTGGAGAGCATCGGTCTGAAGAGGACACCCATGGGACTCCTGTTGGAGGCCCTGGGGCAGGAACAGGAGGCTGGATCCTAG
- the copz2 gene encoding coatomer subunit zeta-2 isoform X2: MDSASLEPSLYTVKALFILDNDGNRLLSKYYDPELYPSMKEQKNFEKNIFNKTHKGDNEIAFLEGMTIVYKSSIDLFFYVVGSPQENELMLMSVLNCLFESLSQILRKNVERRCLLDNMEGVFLVVDEIIDGGVILESDPQQVLQKVNYRVDDNPLSEQSVAQVLQSAKEQIKWSILK, from the exons aTGGACTCCGCGTCTCTG GAACCCTCCCTCTACACAGTCAAAGCTCTTTTCATTCTTGACAATGATGGCAACAGACTTCTGTCAAAG TACTATGACCCTGAGCTCTACCCCTCCATGAAGGAACAGAAGAACTTTGAGAAGAACATTTTCAACAAGACACACAAAGGCGACA ATGAGATAGCGTTCCTGGAGGGGATGACCATCGTCTATAAGAGCAGCATAGATCTCTTCTTCTACGTGGTGGGAAGCCCTCAGGAGAACGAG CTCATGCTGATGTCGGTACTGAACTGCCTGTTTGAGTCCCTCAGTCAGATCCTCAG gaaaAATGTGGAGCGGAGGTGTTTACTGGACAACATGGAAGGAGTGTTCCTGGTTGTGGATGAAATCATTGATGGAGG GGTGATTCTGGAGAGTGACCCCCAGCAGGTCCTACAGAAGGTCAACTACAGG gtgGATGACAACCCATTATCTGAACAAAGCGTGGCCCAG